In Cicer arietinum cultivar CDC Frontier isolate Library 1 chromosome 7, Cicar.CDCFrontier_v2.0, whole genome shotgun sequence, the genomic window tttttgttcaattttagtaactaaatataattcaatagtaaaacacaatccttgagttcgaaactcggtactaccgttttattattacttgcaacgattcagtacacttgctgaaacgctatcaaccTCCATGATTTTCACCTAGGAAATTTATTTTcagtattttcttttaaacttCTAAAATATGTTGGAGATtgttgtatattttatattagatttcaaaagtttaattaaattgtgtttcatatttttaagtgagaaatattgaaaaatatttgataagaaaattaatagtatttgtGGTGAGATTTGACTTGGTCCATccatttattcttatttattgtgGACTTGGTACAACCTCACTTACACCACTTGGCCAAACCCACTACTCACACTAGTCCTTTTTCTCTCATGAGTCTACTCTCTCTAGTTCTTTTTCTCTCATCAGTCTACTTTCTCCTTATTTATTTGTGAAACTAACTTATCAGTACACTTGAAAAATCCTTCTACTTCTTCCATTTTCTTAATTCTCTTTCTTGGTAATATATTCTTGATCTTAGAGATAATCTCTTGTGTTTATGTAACCTTCAATTTTGGGGAATAATTTATTGAATCCTAGGAGATTTTTGCCGATGAGGCGGATAAATCCTTGAAAACAGTGACTTCGTCACGCCTCAAATTTTATGCAACTAATAATTGTTTTGCAGGTTTAATTAGAGTTGTTGATGGAAGATGTCAATTGAAGTATATTGGTGGTTAATTTTACTACAATTTGACCATGGATATAAGTATATGAATATTGGAGGTTTGCAGTTGTTGTTACAAATTGGAAGTTTGATTTCGTATTGGGGAGATATTCAGTCTCAATTTAGTCcatacaacaaataaaaaaatactaatttagtCCTCACAAAATACAAAAGTATCAATTTGATTCCTTAAAGTTCAATAAACTTAATCTTTTCAAGATCGAAGaagaaagtaaaaattaaagaaaaattagcgatattcaaaatttacattttcggattttgttttaaaatttcaggACCAAATTGTTCccaaaaattgacaaaatgactaaattgtctcagtttatttttgtcattattaaaaaggatttttttttttttttgtcaatgacTAATTTATCATTCGTGTTTTCTATGAgagatcaattttttttttaaataacctatttttcaaaccaaaaaaattactaatatatctacttttgaaaaatatataccaaactaacatatttttgaagaaaagggGATGTTGTCATTTGCAAATGAAACTTCCTAAATGACATCTCATTTTCCAATAGCGATTTcatgttgttttaaaaaaaatttctagaAGTTGTCTTTTGAAAAGGAACTTTATACTacccaaattttttatttttgcattttttatcaaccattaaacaaaaaaataataatataattcattaaaattgattaaaatcaaatatttttccaaGAACCAATGtccaacacaacacaacacaacaaaatcaatgTTATATACTAACACCGTCTGACACTCAACTGTTTCCTCATACTTATTCTcacacaccacatcaatcaTACGAGTTCATTTCACAGTAACAATTTAATATCGACAAGCAGCAACAATAAAAGAAGACAATAATCGACTATCCGTCGCATCAAGCGAAGAGACATTATTGTATTACATGTTCGATACTTGTCATAATACACATGAGTCAACTACAATCGGTTACTTAATAACATGTATCAACAAAGCTTCTAGATTCTATACTTTGGGAATGCATATACTTCATTGAATCAAATATTCAACTAGACTTAAGGTGGAAGTAGTTCTTCCGCATCACTTCCCCCTCGACATTCTCTAGAAGATGGAGATAAAGAAGAACAAACACATAATGTACCAAGACATCGTAAAAATTTGTACGTATGAGAAAATTATGGTAATATGGTACTCGATGCCACCTTTAAGATTAGTTTTATCGCaacatctttaaaaaaatcttttttgttgtttttttaaatcaattttaataaactatattattatattatttttttcgtttaatgtttcataaaaaaatgtattaaaaaaatggataaTATAAAGTCTCTTTTCAACAGACAACgtctataatttaaaataaaaaaataacataaaatcgTTATTGAAAAGGAGATATCATTTAAGAAGTCTCTTTTGTAAAtgacaattttttcctttctttaaaaGTAAGATAGtttggtatatattttttgaaatatagtaatactgataatttttttataaaaaaagttatttaaaaaaaacctcaaaatcaatttcacccattaatttattttagaaaataaattaagtcaAAGTTTGACGtatttatatacaaattataTTATTGTAACAATGTAACCGTATATTTTACAGAGAGAAAGGGTAGAGGTATGTTACTCAAGACTCAAGAATGAAGAATATGCAAACTATAAAGTCTACCAAACTATGTGAACATGTAAGTAAGAGTGAAGCATCAAATAAGCCCTAAATCATTTAATAACTTCATAATTAAAACTTTATTGTGTTATAATAAACTTATACAAATTTACACAAGAAATCAAACATGGGATGGTGGGGGTGTCATATCCTCAGAAGGCCTAGTTGAAATATCCAATTTTCTTCCTCTTTCACTTCTACTATTGTCAGCAAATTTCAAGCTTCCATTATGAGACCCTTTCTCTTTTTCCTTTGAGTTCCATTCAGCCAAGTAATAATCTTCTTCTGTCACATTTTTAGATGATGGACCAAAAAACATGCCACCCCATTGGGGGAAATAGATTAAGCATAATGGTAAGGTGCATATTATGATCATGACACCCATTAGAGTTATTCCTCTTTCTTTTGAAAATCTTGATCCTTTGAAGAAAATTAGTTGTGTTAGAACTGCACCAACATTTCCTCCTCCTCCTGTCATTCCTGATATCACCCCTAAGGACCTGGAGATGCACATATTCATGCAAAATTATTAGAAACTAAGCAAAAGACTTTATTGACatattatagcatttttcttatAGGCAAATTGTAGGGATTTAGATTCTCAACATAACAGTGTACATATTGATGCAAAATTATTagaactctatttttttatataaaaaatttagggTGAAGTGATGATAATTGAGTTTTATGTAAGGAAGACTTTAAGAttcaaaaaatactaataaaaaagtttatatttatcttCCTCTAATAGTACACGTGGGGTTCGAAACCAGcaatatatagataaaaaaatcatttgaactaagaaaaaaaattactatagcAAAACGTTTGCAAATTTAGATTCAGTGATCATACTACTGCTTGCAATTACAGagttgtgattttatatatatagtatgaAATCAAAGGTCAGTAGTGATTAGTCTCAAAAGAAAATGTTAGAAGTAAATATTAAGGTATGAACCTCCTCCTTCATATTTCTCCCTAACTAGTGACTTATTCCTTTGAGTATATTTATTTGGGTTAGGCTAAGAGATTGTATTGGAATCTATACTTAGCTTTAGAATCATTTGTAAGTCACAACAGAGCTTTTGAGTTACATTCATGCTAACTAGCCTAAATATGGTCAAATCATATATGATAACCCTTCGTAAGGGTGACTTTGTTACTAATACTCTAATatgattatttataacaaaataagCAACTAAATTAGTAGatattttgttgtattttttccCTTATTTTTTGTGTGGTTAATTTCATTTTGAAGGTTGACTATTGAGAACATAATGGGAACTTTGAATTTGCAGTTTTAGAAAAAACATTGTATGAAGTGGTAGacttttattcattaaactaaatattaattgagtGTTAGTTTGAAATGTATTAACATATATTATGTGTTATAAGTCACATGATtagtatatttaaatattatatttcaatttcatgaaTCCAAACTAATGGAACTATTGTGGCCCTTCATGATTCTCATCTGATCTCtgttttttatatgtatataaatgtATCTCCAggaaaatattgtaaaaataattcaaaaaacaaattaccatctaatttaataaagaataaatatcaaaatcatattcCCAACTCTTGGGTGTTCATAGAATCAAAGCAAGCAAGATATGCACATCTCtttcctattttttttaattctttgatACTCTAAATTCGTTCATCTAAGAACAAATATGAattcttttcatattttaaattgatttgttttttaaaattcacttTATGCCTTGAGTTTCCACATACACTTTTTGCTAAGGAATGctttttggataaaaaaaaaataagaaaccGCTAACTTTGAAAATTATTCCTTGAAAAATGTGCATTCAACacctttgaaattttaaaattctatattttctgcacaacatatcttttatagatatatatatatattttaactacGCACTTCacgtatatatattttattaataattttataaattaaatcgatgtaaagaaaaatagatttgagaattaaattgattaattagagacacatttaaaaattaaaacgactaacaaaaatatatattgaaatagtttttataattttaatatatttaataattattataataacgtctcacatatatcaaaattaaaattacataaaacacatatttaatttcaaataaaaaaagtttttaaaagtaagtaggtaaataattaattttgacatatttaaacgtggttaaattgaatttttactTCTCTCAAATGGATTCTAACTTAAAATTAATAgcttaaaatttttgtttttaatctcaaatttattattcaattcattgtctttttttttcaaccatattattcaatttatatacatcttaaaaatgtattcaaacataaattattttacactcaattttcttttaatcataatGAATTAATTCCAAATAAATGTTTATAGACTCGATAATCAAACacacttaaaaaaatgaaattgagaagaaTGATAAAAACATACCTTCTTGAGACGAAAGGAACAATTCCAAAAGTCATTCCACAAGCAGCTTGAACAAAAACAGAGAAAATGATCATAACAACAACAGAAACACTCAAAGATCCAACAAGTCCCAAAATCACACAAAAAATACCAGCCAATGTTTGACAAATCCACAAACACCACAACCTACCCCTCATTCCAAATCTCTTTGCCATCAAATCAGAAATTATCCCTCCACCAGGTCTTGAAAATACATTTGCCAAACCAAAACTAGCAGCTATAATTCCAGCAGTGTGAAGTTTAAGattaaatttatcataaaaatattcaGCTATAATATTATCCACAGTCAACTCCACTCCAAAACAATAACCATAAGTCAAAGCTAAAATCCACCCTCTATAATTCAACACACCATGATAAACCACTTTTGATAATTCATCTTTTGGTTTCTCTCCTTTTTTCTTCAAACCATGAAAATTACCATCAGGCAGATCTTGtccaaatatcaaaattaaaaaagctGTCATTGTTTGCAAAAAAGCAGGTATGAAAAAAGCGATTCTCCATGCAGTGAATTTTGTTGAACCAAAATCTTGAATCAATGAAAAAACCAACGGCATGATAAGTTGTGTGGCTCCACCACCAAGGTTACCCCAACCACctgtaataaaaaaaacaccGAATTAAACCTTTttgaaattacaaaaatttcaaacacttctCTGACTTATATTGGAAAGCGTGTTACAAAGTGAAGAATGAATTTGATGGTTTAGTTACTCTTGGAAATGACGATGATATTAATGGAAGATTGTTGAAAATAGTGTTgctgtgaattgaaaaataaggaagtcGAGAGATACTCCAATTTTATAAAAGAGGAAGAGTGCATGCAAAATTGACCACCATACACGTGCGCCGCCGTCCAGTGAGTCCGGACTAAGTGATGTAGGCTCAGTGgcataaattgattttcaaaagtttttcgaaacaaaaaaagaagagTTACCTGAAAAACCATTTGCTCTACCAACAACATTGGTAGAAAACATAGAACTCATCCAAAACTGAGTGGAAACAAAGGTAGCTAAGGAAAAGCCTGTGAAGAAACGAACAAGGAGGAAACCGGTGGGAGAATGGATGATGGAAGTGAAGTAAACAGCCGGAGAAGTTAATAGAATCAAGGAAGCGGAAGCGAGACGAGGACCGAATAAATCGCAAGCTGTTCCCATTGCAATTCGAGCGAAAACAGCACCTGAAACAGATGCAACACCAGCGTTTCCTATGTCTGTTGCAGTGAGGTTGAGATTTTCACGGATTATAGGGACAAGTGGTGCAGCTGCAAAGCTTGAAACAAAGCATGCAAAGAATGAGAACCATGATAGATGGAATGCTAGCATGTGTGGTTTTGCTATTGACTGGATTTTGAATTCTGTTGATTTGTGTTCTGAATCTACTGGTAGTGTGAATTTTGGTTCTTGTTCTGACCCTTCTAGATtcattttttctcaatttgtaAGAAACTTTTTTAATGTGTGTTTCACATGAAGATTTGTGTGTCCTGTTTTTGGGTACAGAGGCAAACCACTTTTTATCACTTTTGGGTGAGAATTGTAGCACGTTTGGGTGATGGAGTGAGTATATATAAGTTCTTGAACAAAGTTTTAAATTGATATTGAGAAGAACAgtagttaaattattatttttatagataagTGTTTAGTGGTAAATTTGTTAGTGGACAATAGAAAATATTAGTAGGAGACATGGAATTCTTAAATTATGTTTGGACAagataattgaaatttaaaaaaaaaaaactaaaattgaattatttttataaattttaaaagttttgggaaaaaagttaaaattgtaaacaaaatgaaagattattttgtaaatttttggaaacaaatttaaaaaattttaaagactaatttgcaaaaaatatgtaaatataaaGAGTAATATgcaaattttgaaacttataggataaaaattgtaaatttaaaatttttatcaaGACCATTTCATtaatcatatattataaaataaaaagaaatttgaaattaataagttttaattctagatagtatttgaaattttctgcaattatattaattatttctttataaaCTTATTCATAAttatgttacattttttttctgcAATCCATAATAAATACTATAGTAAACCATAAATTAATTCTCTCTTTAGGagtaaactaataaaatattttaaattacaaataaatttgataatacaatcaatttttttaattctcgtgatttaatcaataaaattttatatataaaaacaaatgtaatatatttttaataattcaatttatatcAATCATAGATTCATAGAGAATAGTTTacacaataaatttaatttttttattgaaattgcataaattaaatataatcaactaatattatataattttttaaatgtagtaAAGTATTTTCATTTATAGGGTAAAGTAACATGTTTCTTTAGGGCATATCTTTAAGGCATATTAACATCACCCTTACACAAGTGTTTGTATTTTCAAGGTTTTGGAGCtttcataaattaattagtTCAGAAACTGAGACTTGGAGAATAGTGTTTAAGAAAATGACTTTTCATTGGTAAGAAAGACACATTTGGAAGCTATAACGCTATTCCTTGCGCCGAGTCTCattctttcaactttgtttttGATGTGGGAAGAATGAATGGTGTTGAATATTAGATACAAATAAAGATAGGGACATGTTGGAATGAAGTAAAACTTCAACTTTTGATTTCTTGACTTATTGATTGAATCTATCGATCAACATGGCAAAGAGTTGCTTCAAGAGTGATGGTTGCAAACAAGTTGAGTAGCATACATTGACTTTGGAGAGTTATGCGAAAGAGTAAAAACTTTGGAaagacttttatttttattccaatgaaataaaatataaataaaaatgttagttaATAGGGTGATATatctattatttttactattatttttatttatatttcatttcggATAAggtattaaatatcaaaaaaaaattatactctaTTTGTCTTATTAGAAGTgacatatttgtaaaaaaattatttgtcccacaataaattattttttttttatttttaatatacattttttcaattgtaatatttaattaatattactttaatctctatcaatgtaatattttttattatgtatttatgacattgataatgaaccaatatttaacaaatataatttgatacgtaaaaataatattatatttcttttatttatatattttttaatatgtgaaaTAATGAAATGACTCAATTATTATAGAATAAAAGAAGTATATAGTTTGAGCTAATTTCAACTTTGGCTCAAATGGTGAATTAATTTTAGTCAGGATTAAATCAATAAGAAGTGTTGAATTCAaatttctaacaaaaaaaaaaaatacacagaCATTACTTATTTAAGGGACAAACTGTAGATTATCATGACCTCAATATATATTCCATGATAACTAAAGCGTTAACAAAATAGTTTATCAAGCCTAATAACATTTAGACGAAATAGTGGTGTATTAGGAAAAACATATAtcttgaataaaaataatttgccAAATTACAATTTGAAGGAAGACACATATTTACATTTagtattacaatttttttatcatcaacTATCAGAAAATTCGTTATGTTTACGCACACAAAAATCTTATTACGAAGAATTCGTTTGGTGGTTAAGATAGATAAGTCAATTTTGTGAATTTATCGAAtctcattatttattaaaaatttatcatacattaaaaaaatttcaatttatgtgtcatatttaaaatatttgtaacttTAAAAAGAGTATAATTAATACTTCTAGTATGATGTGTGTTTTTAGATTTGAAATAacaaatgataattttaaattgtagttgGAGATAGAACTTATCACTTTACTCGGTAATTCTCATTCTCAATCaccaatttaattttatatcacCTTCTAAGATGCACTAAAATGAATGCCTTTATATAAGACAGATTGATTAAGTcctttttttagtaaaaaaagagTAATTAAGGAACATTCAATACATCCTATGAAttgtttttagttatttattaaaagcaattgttaataaaaaaaatacgttTCTTTTATTATActcctatattttttattatattttttgattcCATCATACCCCAGATAAAAAATTTCTGATCGGATCCTTTTATTTTTCGCCAGAATATTGCTTACCATTTGTCGTTTAAGGAATCTGGAATCGCATTTGTTGACTTGGTCTGATTCCATTTCTGCATAATTAATTAAGTTGACTTAGAACATGTTTTGTTTAATTTTCATTTGcaattataattaaatgtaatattaTAATGAAAAACAGAGTTGACATTATGTTTGATtctctttaaaattaattttataaacttaattttaattcaaattcaCATTTAGCCAAAAGTAACTTAATGAGTATTTTTTAATTGTCTATTTGAAATTTAGAAGTATTAAAAAACTTCTTACTCACTTTGCCACTgtctttaaaatacattaactacaaaattcatattatattataataaaaatatataccattttaagtaaatatatatttaaaagtatatttgattatataatctaaataaatttaattttaaaaaatgacgtTTGTAGaaaaagtattaaatataaattacatttgagaaaatttaattttaactaaaaatcgATTTTCAAAATGAATTACTCAACCGTGTACGTTGATCTTGATGCTATTAGTTGTAGTTTCTCATTAGATGTGggattttaatgtaattttcaaagttttcaaacactattagAATGAAACTCTATTTCTTCATATGATGAATATTTCGGGAGTCTCGTCTCACAACAAattatagtttatatttttttataaatatattaagaaGTAGAATGATTACTAAAAGAAAAGTAATTTGATctacttattatttattttaactattgatatatcttttattattattaatgttaaatacaataacattttgaaagttgtatacataaaaataattgaattatattataaaaataaataatttttattttgagataattACTCATGTAAGATTATAAGATGGAAGGAGTATGTGCGCGTTTGCTTTGCTATTGTTTTTCTCCCAAAATGACAATTGAGTCCTAGCACTTCTGGGTTATTACCACCAAGAACCTGCATATTTGACATTTGCACGTGACAGAGGATTAGAGAATACAATTGTAAATAGATAACTTAGGTATTTAATTTAAGTTAGATGtagtattttatattagttggatttttattttgattattgtttATTTGAGCTTTTTAACCTTTATATCTTTTAGGTTATTATTCATTCTTAACACTATATATAGTCTCATAGAGACATTTAGGATTACTAAAtgtattaatgaaaaataatccTTTATGCttatagataattttttatttttctgtttctCTATCTATCTagtttataaattctaatttttgtagtcttgatagaaaaaaaaaattattagtacaaactcttatatttatataccttaaattttaatacatttatataagattttattttctctttatctCTCGTTTCTTAACATATCACTTATATTACATAACTATCTCTATTTTTATCTCcctcaaataattaaataattaaattggtGTTTTGGTGTGCATCAAACTTTTTCCCATTTGGTATATAGGCTATAGCTCTTATTATTAATATCCATTTGATATATAGGCTATAGCTCTTAATTATTAATATCCGTTAGAGAATTTGTtaaacaaaacacaaatttttCATTTCAAGCAAATATTTCtatatgtaaaaattaaaaattgaactaCTAACTATTTATTTACGGCTAGGAGTTCCGTGCTACAAAATTTGAATACATACTATATTTTTCgatatctttaaatataattttttttaataatttatttgtttttttttattaggtatcattattttttagttaaaaaatcagaaaaaatgatgatttttaaaataaggaatCAACTtcgtgaattaataaaaataaaaaaattaaaactgcaattaaatctattttaatGTTTAACTGTATTAAccttttttactaaaatatttttaattttgtaaatctTTTTGTTAACTAGTAATAAAAACCTTCACAATATTAACTAGGAAAAAGAATAAATACGACTGCTATTTTTAAGCTTGTGATTtagtaaattttatatttagcaGTGGGGATATAGTACCTTTTCATTTTAAACGTGACATtggtagattttttttataaaaagtagtGATGATGAGATTTACGCAAGGAAAACGCTAAAcgcaataataattaattagtaacaTGTTTTCAAAAGTCACAATGATAGGGTTTTTATCTTTTACTATTAGtttctttcaaataaaaaaatcttttactATTAGTAGTGTTTTAAATTATAGTTGACAATAGAAATTGTTGACATTGGAGCAGACTATTAATTATACGTAGgtgtttataaattattttcaacttatttttataaatttttcatgatagtttataaaataatttataatttatataaaaataaatataattttatcttttgttataaaacagtttatacataaatatatatatatatatatatatatatatatatatatatatatatatagtgtttCTAAGTTCTACTATCGACATTATAGCAAGCAAAGTTTCACATTTTAGAATTATTTCATCTTTAAAATTGACTATTCATTTAttgttacaaaataattaaaatcaaatctaatatttatcaatttttattataattgttggATTTAGAGTCACGGCAGATCCTGTCCCGTTGTGAGCTTCCTCCTAAATTTTTCCGTTGAATCTAATTATTATATAGAATGTATTTTTCTCTTAAACGTGATTACGTGATGCTGAAAAGCTGTAAGCAAGAAAacgctgaataataataaacaagCTAGTGACGTGCGTTAGAAAGTTACTTAAGGGTTGTTCTCACATTGACAACCTTAtctagttttttaaataataacaaCCTTAGCTAATTAAATAcggttttattatatatatatatatatatatatatatatatatatgtgaagATTATGCGGAGCTTAATTAAGGAGAGTATTATGAGAATACAATTAATTAGAAGttaaagaatgtttgtgtaatttaTGGCATGAAAccaataaattaacaaaagaaAACCAACAAAGGCATAAAACAAACACCAAGCAAgaattattaaaacaaacaaacaccAACAAAGGCATAAAACAAActtcaacaaaattaaaaaaattattaaaaatgt contains:
- the LOC101506906 gene encoding high affinity nitrate transporter 2.5, with protein sequence MNLEGSEQEPKFTLPVDSEHKSTEFKIQSIAKPHMLAFHLSWFSFFACFVSSFAAAPLVPIIRENLNLTATDIGNAGVASVSGAVFARIAMGTACDLFGPRLASASLILLTSPAVYFTSIIHSPTGFLLVRFFTGFSLATFVSTQFWMSSMFSTNVVGRANGFSGGWGNLGGGATQLIMPLVFSLIQDFGSTKFTAWRIAFFIPAFLQTMTAFLILIFGQDLPDGNFHGLKKKGEKPKDELSKVVYHGVLNYRGWILALTYGYCFGVELTVDNIIAEYFYDKFNLKLHTAGIIAASFGLANVFSRPGGGIISDLMAKRFGMRGRLWCLWICQTLAGIFCVILGLVGSLSVSVVVMIIFSVFVQAACGMTFGIVPFVSRRSLGVISGMTGGGGNVGAVLTQLIFFKGSRFSKERGITLMGVMIIICTLPLCLIYFPQWGGMFFGPSSKNVTEEDYYLAEWNSKEKEKGSHNGSLKFADNSRSERGRKLDISTRPSEDMTPPPSHV